Below is a genomic region from Rouxiella chamberiensis.
CAAGCAATTAGCGGGCTGCGGGTTGCAGCTTGGCCGGCAAATGGAATGTGATCTGGCTACCTAATCAGAAGCTATTCCCCACTAAAAGTACTGTTTTCGTACAGCTGCAGTTATATATCTTTCAAAGATTAACGCGGCAGAAGCAGGCTTACCGAAAATAATGCGCCCCTATGCAGGCGACAACCGGGAGGTTGACGACTATGCGAGAAGACTCGGGGCCAACGGTTTTAATCCGGCTATAGCGATTATTTTGCCCGCAGTTCTGACAATAATGCAAAAATAACGAGTAAGTTAAAGATGAAAAGAATGTTGATTAACGCAACTCAGCAAGAAGAGTTGCGCGTTGCTCTTGTAGATGGACAGCGGCTCTACGATCTGGATATTGAAAGTCCTGGCCACGAGCAGAAAAAAGCCAATATTTACAAAGGTAAAATCACCCGCATAGAACCAAGCCTTGAAGCAGCATTTGTTGATTATGGTGCGGAAAGACATGGTTTTCTCCCCTCAAAGAAATCGCCCGCGAATACTTTCCCAGCAATTATTCCTCCCATGGCCGTCCAAACATCAAAGATGTTCTGCGTGAAGGTCAGGAAGTCATTGTTCAGGTAGACAAGGAAGAGCGTGGCAATAAAGGCGCAGCACTGACGACGTTCATCAGTCTGGCCGGCAGCTATCTGGTTCTGATGCCAAACAACCCGCGCGCTGGGGGTATTTCCCGCCGGATTGAAGGTGACGACCGTACCGAACCGAAAGAAGCCCTCTCTTCTCTGCAACTGCCAGACGGCATGGGCCTCATCGTGCGTACCGCCGGTGTGGGCAAATCCGCCGATGCGCTGCAATGGGACCTGAGCTTCCGCATGAAGCACTGGGACGCCATCAAGAAAGCAGCCGAAGGCCGCCCTGCTCCTTTCCTTATTCACCAGGAAAGCAACGTGATTGTTCGCGCCTTCCGCGACTATCTGCGTCCTGACATCGGCGAAATCCTGATAGACAACCCGAAGGTTCTCGAGCTTGCCAAAGAGCACATTGCTGCGTTGGGTCGTCCGGATTTCAGCAGCAAGATCAAGCCTTATGTCGGCGAAATCCCGCTGTTTAGCCACTATCAAATCGAATCGCAGATTGAGTCCGCCTTCCAGCGCGAAGTGCGTCTGCCTTCCGGTGGTTCCATCGTTATCGATACCACCGAAGCCCTGACCGCAATCGACATCAACTCCGCACGTGCCACCCGCGGCGGCGATATCGAAGAAACGGCGTTCAACACCAACCTCGAAGCGGCCGACGAAATTGCCCGTCAGCTGCGTCTGCGCGACCTCGGCGGCCTGATCGTTATCGACTACATCGACATGACCCCGGTTCGTCACCAGCGTGAAGTCGAAAACCGTCTGCGCGATGCCGCTTCGTCAAGACCGTGCGCGCATCCAGATTGGGCGTATCTCGCGTTTCGGCCTGCTGGAAATGTCTCGTCAGCGTCTCAGCCCGTCACTGGGTGAATCTACCCACCACGTCTGCCCACGCTGCGGCGGTACCGGTACCGTGCGTGACAACGAGTCGCTGTCGCTCTCCATTCTGCGTCTGATTGAAGAAGAAGCGCTGAAAGAGAACACCAAAGAAGTTCACGCTATCGTTCCAGTGCCGATCGCCTCTTACCTGCTGAACGAAAAACGTGAAGCCGTGAATGCCATCGAGAAACGTCAGGGCGGCGTGCGTGCCGTCATCGTCCCTAACGATCAGATGCAAACGCCGCATTATCACGTGCTACGTGTGCGCAAGGGTGAAGAGTCCTCCACCTTGAGCTACCTGTTGCCACAGGTTCACGAAGCCGAGATGCTCCAGCCTTCCGAAGAGCTGCCTGCCGAGCGCAAACGTCCCGAGCAGCCTGCTCTGGCGACCTTCGCCCTGCCTGCCGAAGCGCCTCCGGCCTACGAACAGCAACCCGCGCCTGCCGCCCAACCGGCCCAGACGCGTACCGCTTCCGTCAACGCGGCTCCGGCTGCGGCAGCAGCACCGGCCAAATCCGGCGGCTTCATGAGCAAGCTGCTTGGCGGTCTGAAAAGTCTGTTTGCCTCCGAGCCTGCGCCTGAAGCCAAACCGGTTGAAGCGGTTAAAGACGTTCAGCCTGAAACCTCGGCCGAAACGGAAACCCGTCGCAGCAATGAACGTCGCAACCAGCGTCGTCAGGGCACGCGCCGTGACCGCAACGGTGAACGTGGCGAGCGCAACGGCGAGCGCAATGACCGTAATGGTGAGCGTGGCAACCGTAACGAACGTACCGACCGCAACGAACGTACCGATCGTACCGATACCCGCAGTGAAAATACCGACTCGCGTTCAGAGCGCACCAATGGCCGCACAGACCGTAACGACCGCGCCAACGGCCGCACCGAACGTTCTTCCCGTAATGCCGAGCGTAACGACCGTACCGATCGCAATCAGGACACTGTTGCCGTCGACACGGTAGCGCAGGATCTCGAGAACACCGGCGCACGCGAAGAGCAGCAGCAACAGCCTCGCCGCGAACGTGGCGATCGTTCACGCCGTCGCAACGATGACCGTCGTAAAACACAGCAGGAAGAGAAACCGGCTGATGCCGTTGTCGCAGAAACCGTAGCAGCAGCGCCAGCGCCGACTGCACCGGTAGAAGATGAAGACCGCATGCCTTCGCAGCGTCGCCAGCGTCGTCCGTTGACCCAGAAGATTCGTTTCGAATCCGAAGTGGATCAGGATGTCGAAGATGCCGCGCAGATGCTTATCACCGGTGTGAAACCCGCCGAACGTGCGCCGGAGCCGAAAGCCGTCGACAGCCAGGCCTACGAGCCAGCTCAGCAGCAGGAAGCCGGTAACGACACGGAAACCGATGAAGCCCAGAGCGACAGCAACCGCGAAAACGGCATGCCGCGTCGTTCACGTCGTTCGCCACGTCATCTGCGTGTGAGCGGTCAGCGTCGTCGTCGCTATCGTGACGAGCGTTACCCGAGCCAGTCGCCAATGCCGTTGGCAGGCGCGTTTGTCTCGCCGGAAATGGCATCGGGCAAAGTGTGGATTTCCTATCCGGTTGTTCAGTCAAATGAACAGGTTCAGCCAAACGAGCCGGTTCAGCCGCAGGCAGAACAGACGCAGCCGCAGACAGAAGCCGTTGCTCAGGCCGCTGTACTGACCGAACAGGTCGAGATTGCGCAGGCCAATACGCCGGCCGCGGCAGAAGTTCAGCCTGTGGTTGAAGCAGCGCCTGCCGTTCAGCAGCCTGCACCGGTTGAAGCGCCTCGCGTTGCCACCAACACCGTGACCTTCCAGGAAGCCCAGGAAGTGATCGAGCAGGAAGTGGAAGCCGTCAAGGCAGAAAACCCGGTGGCCGCCGAGCCGCACGTGGTTGAGCCTGCAACGCTTGAAACCGTTGACACCGACGTGCCGGCACCGGCGCCTACCGAACCGACCCTGGTCGAGCCGGTTGAGCCTGTCGTTGCACCAAACGTGGAAGAAGTGAAGCCTGCGGCCGTTGAAACCGCTGTCGAACCTGAAGCTGCCGCCCCTGTTGTTCAGGAAGTGAAGCCGCAGGAACCGGCAGTAGAAGTTCAGGTTGCCGGTATCGACGCGACCGAAGCCGAAGCTCCGTCTATCGCTATTCCTGCCACGCCTGCTGTCGACACGCAGCCGGCTGCCGCAGCGAAAACCGAGACGGTCGCGCCACGCTTCAAGCATCACGCTACCGCGCCGATGACCAAGGCACCGGCTCCGGCCTATGTTGCCGAACCGCCTCGCTTTAGCGATTGGGTTCGTCCAGCCTACAACTTCAGTGGTAAAGGTTCCGCAGGCGGACATTCCGCAGCGGCAACCGCGACGGCTCCGGCAACCAAGCCAGAATAACCGCGCGTTACCCCTGAAAACTAAAAACCCGCCACTGGCGGGTTTTTTTATGGCCTTGAAACCGTTGGAAGGCTTAGGCGAACAGCTTCATCTTCTTAATCTCGATTTTTTCAAGCTTGCCGTCCAGCTGGCTGACAAAATGCTGGAAGTGCGCGCTTTGCTCGTGCTGCTCGACCGCTTCCTGCGATTGCCAGCGTTCGTAAAACACAAAGCTGTTTTCGCTGTCGATTTCACGATGCAAATCGTATTGCAGACAGCCCAGTTCTTCGCGACTGGCCGCCACAATCGTGAGCAGCGCCTGGGTAACGTCGTCGAGAAATTCGGACTTGACGGTAAGAGGGGCAACAATTCGGACTTCCATGGTTCGTCTCCTGTTTGATAGCCGTTGAGAGCTATGGGATAAATCAATCTTCTATCGTAGGCAAAAAATTAAGTATCTCTAATAGTTAGGTCTGACTTTACGCGCCCACAGACACTGATTTCAATGTTAACTTAACAAAGTAATGCATCCTTTACATTTTGCGCTTATCCTTGTACCCCGCCGTTAATGCTCCCATTACTGCACCTGATTCGACCGTCCTGTCTCTCAATGCCGGAGTTTTGTAACATGACCGCCACACCGCAAGTTTTGAAAATACGCCGCCCAGACGACTGGCACATCCATCTTCGTGACGACGCCGTACTGAATACCGTGCTGCCGTTCACCAGCGAAGTCTTCGGCCGTGCAATTGTGATGCCCAACCTGACGCCGCCCGTGACCACCGTTGACGCCGCCATTGCCTATCGCACCCGTATCGAAGCCGCTATTCCTGCGGGCCACACCTTTACTCCCCTGCTGACCTGCTACCTGACCGATTCACTGGACCCGGACGAGCTGTCGCGCGGTTTCGAGCAAGGCGTCTTCACCGCGGCGAAGCTGTACCCGGCGAATGCCACTACCAACTCAAGCCACGGCGTGACCGATGTCAAAGGGATCTATCCGGTGCTTGAGCGCATGCAGAAAATCGGCATGCCGTTGCTTATCCACGGCGAAGTCACGCATCAGGATGTCGACATTTTCGACCGCGAAGCGCGTTTTATCGATGAAGTGATGGATCCGCTGCGCCGCCAGTTCCCCGAGCTGAAAGTGGTGTTCGAGCACATCACCACCCGCGAAGCCGCACAATATGTGCTGGCGGGCAGCGAATATCTGGGCGCGACCATTACGCCTCAGCACCTGATGTTCAACCGCAATCACATGCTGGTTGGCGGCGTGCGCCCTCACCTGTTTCTGTCTGCCTATCCTCAAGCGTAACGTCCACCAGCAGGCGCTGCGTGAAGTTATCGCCAGCGGCAACAAGCGCTTCTTCCTGGGCACCGACTCCGCGCCGCACGCCAAGCATCTGAAAGAGTCCAGCTGTGGCTGTGCGGGCTGCTTCAATGCGCCGCTGGCGCTGTCGGCCTATGCCACGGTATTTGAAGAGATGAACGCGCTACAGCACTTCGAGGCGTTCTGCTCCGAGAATGGTCCGAACTTCTATGGTCTGCCGCTGAACGAAGGCACTGTCGAACTGACGCGCACGCCGGTCACCCAGCCAGAAACCCTTCCGATGGGCAACGACACCATCGTGCCATTCCTGGCCGGTCAGACGTTGAACTGGAAAGTCACCGCCTGCTAAGGCTTGCAGACCCCACCAGAAACGGGAAGGTCACGCCTTCCCGTTATTTACGCTGCGCAGGCTTGCTCTTCCCGAAATAACTGTATATATTCACAGTATGATTATACGGAGGGACAGTTATGCGTATTGAAGTCTGTGTCGACAAGCGAAAACCTTTACCGATCGGCGCACTGGATGCCCTGTCAGGTGAATTGAGCAAACGTATCGATAAAAAATTCCCCGATGGCCAGCACAGTGTCCAGGTACGCTATGCCAGCGCCAACAGTTTGACCGTGTTGGGCGGTGCCAAGCCTGACAAAGATCTTATTGAAGAAATCCTGCAGGAAACCTGGGAGAGCGCCGATGACTGGTTCTCCGTGGAAACGCCGGATAGTTAACCTTATATAATGATAACAATCAGGCTTTAACAGCCATTTTTTATTTTCGCCGGGCGTCGCTGTCCGGTTTTTTCGTTGCTCCCGCCTCAAAACATATTGCCGATATTTTGCACAGAACGAAATATTTACAACTAAATGCGCGATTTATATGCCCAAAATTGAATAAATGCTTATACTTAACTTGCTCACTTGATAATGAGCCGCATTGATCCTCGATAGTCACTCACGCTAGTCACTACAAGATAAGGGGTCTAAATGGACAGAAATGACGAAGTAATTCAGACACACCCGCTTGTTGGTTGGGACATTAGTACCGTTGATTCCTACGATGCCATGATGATACGTCTTCATTACCTGTCTTCAAAAGACCAACCGACCGAGGATGCTCAGGTAGACAGAACCTTGTGGTTAACTACCGATGTTGCCCGGCAATTGATTAATATCCTTGAAGCTGGCATAGAAAAGATCGAATCCAACGAGTACGAGTACATTGAACAGCGTAAACACTAAGTATTACCGTCCAGTCTAAGGCACCGCCGAGTTCTCTCGAGGTGCCTTTTTTAATGCCCTTTTCTGCCTTGCCAAGCTCCCGCCGAAGTTACTATCATGCCCGATACCCTGCATAAAATTTATCGAGGAGCCGTTAGCTGATGGATTATGATCTGATTGTGGTAGGCAGTGGATCGGTAGGTGCCGCTGCCGGTTTCTACGCAACCCGCGCCGGACTAAAGGTGTTGATGATAGACAGCGCGATGCCGCCGCACAAGGAAGGCAGTCACCACGGTGAAACCCGTATCATTCGTCACGCCTATGGCGAAGGCGCGCGTTACGTGCCGCTGGTCCTGCGCGCACAGGCGCTATGGAACGAACTGGCGATGCTGACCGGCGAAGAGCTCTTTCGCGCCTGTGGCGTTATCAATATCGGCCCGCAGGGATCGGCGTTTATTGCCAATGTGAAAGCCAGCGCCCGCGAGTTCAACCTTAATACGCAGGCTCTGAGCGCCGAACAGATCCGACACAAGTGGCCGCAGCTCAATGTCTCCGACGACTATAGCGGCGTCTATGAGCCCGATTCGGGTTACCTGTACTGCGAAAAGGCGATCGCAGGGTATATTCGTCTCGCTCGCGAAGCAGGTTGCGCCCAGTTGTTCAACTGCGCCGTCGACCGCATCTATTATGAAGGCGACACGGCCGTCGTAGTGACGAGCGAGGGCGAATACCGCGCGCCCAAACTGGCATTGACCGCAGGCACCTGGGTCAAAAAATTCCTGCCGGATCTACCGATGACGCCCATGCGCAAGGTGTTCGCCTGGCATCAGGCCGATGGCCGCTACAGCGAAGAAAATCATTTTCCGGTGTTTACCGTTGAAACGCAGGCAGGCGATCAGTTTTACGGATTCCCGGCGGTCAAGGACAGCCTCAAGCTCGGTAAGCACAACGGCGGGCAGCCTATCACGTCGCAGAAAGAGCGCACGCCGTTTGGAAGCGTAGCAGAAGACGGTCGCGAAGTATTTGGTTTCCTGCGCCAGTTTCTGCCGGGCGTGGGCGTGTGTCTTCACGGCTCGGCCTGTACTTACGATGTCACGGAAGATGAAGATTTTATTATCGACCGCGTGCCGCAGCACGACAATACGCTGGTCATTTCCGGACTCAGCGGGCACGGCTTCAAGTTTGCCAGCGCGCTCGGTGAAACCGTCGCGCTGTTTGCCCAAAACCTTCCTCCTAAAGCCGATCTGTCGCCCTTCCTGCTCTCTCGATTTAAATAAATTTATTATTTAGCCTCGAATCATTCGCCGATTAATATATTCGGTGAATGATTTAATTATCTGATATTTTCTATATTTATCAATAAGCTGTTTTTATTGCACTTATTTGACTTTCACTGTTATTACCCCCTATTCTCCGTTTACCGGATCACAGGAGTGGCCATCTCCTTACCTTACATAAAATAATTACAAGGATGTCACCCATGAAAATCCTTATTGTAGAACCTTGCGGTTTTATGCGGCTCGGCATGCTTTCAATGCTGGTCGATACGCCACAAATAGAGGTGCTGGACGTTATTAATCTTGAGCAGGCATTGATTGAAGCCCCTTTATTTAAACCCGATATTATATTGGCGAATATGACCCGTCATTGTCATTGCACGCACATCAATCAGGAAATCGCGCGGTTTTTGCAGTTGAGAACACACAGCAGAATTTATTGTTATCTCGATGCCAATTATCCCGACCACGAAGAGCCTATCATGATCGCTGAAAACTTTTTAATACTGCGAAAACAGAAGGTTGAAGCGGTTTTTACGCAGGCCGTGGCGCAGGCCGCGTCGGGCCGCCCTGTGACCCACTGTACCCAGCCCTATTCACTCTATAGCGATCAGGAAATTCTGGTGCTGAACGACTGGATGGCGGAAGTCCCGAATTATCGAATCGCCCGCAAACTCACTATCAGCGACCGCACGGTCTATGTGCATAAACGGCATATTACGCAAAAAATTAAAGTGAGAAATCGTCTCGAATTCTGCTTTATTTATAATTTAATCAAGTATTTCTATTGGCCGATAAACCCTCTGGCAAGGCGGCCATTAAGTCGTCAGACTAAAAATGACATTATATTACTGATGCGTTAACCGGTGAGTTCGGAATATTAAGCTGAAGACTTACGCTTTCCTGTAAAATAAAAGGCTACCATTCAGGTAGCCTTATTTGATTATTAGGCGGTGGGCGTATTGCCCGCTCCGGCTTTATCTTCTTCTTTCTTCTTGCGTCGCAACTGAAGTTTTTTCAGCAGCGTTTTGGCCTCTTCTTTACTGGCCACGGCCGGCGCAGAACCGATGAGCGGTTTACGCGCCGTCTCTTTCAGCGAGAACACTGTAATGGCGCCAATGACCGCCGCCCCCATCAGGTAGTAGGCCGGCACCATCACGTTACCGGTTTCCGACACCAGCCACGAGGTCAGCAGCGGCGTGGTTCCGCCAAACAGAGACACGGAGATATTGAAGCCGATAGCCAGCGAGCTATAGCGCGTGTTGGTGGTAAACAACGAAGGCAGCGCCGACGGCATGGTGCCGGTAAAGCAGGTATGCACGACACCCAGCAGCATCAGGCCGCCAAACACGCCCCACAGCGAGCCGTTGCCAATCAGCATCAGAGAGGGAATGGAGAAGACAATCAGCCCGACGGCACCGGCCAGCAGCACCGGTTTGCGGCCCAGACGGTCATTCGAATAGCCCAGCAGCAGCGTCAGCGGCATCATGATGAACATCACCACCATAATGAGCATCAGCCCGCTCAACTCGCTCATGCCCAGAACCGCTTGTCAGGTAACTCGGCATGTAGGACGTCAGCATATAGTTGGACACGTTGAACAGCAGCACCAGCCCGATACATTGCAGCATCGGGCGCCAATACTGGCGCAGCATCTCGAACAGCGTCTGACGCGGTTTACTGTTCTCGATTTCATCCTGTTTCTCCATATGCTTCTTGAACGCCGGAGTTTCTTCCAGTTTCAGACGAATATAGAGACCAAACAGGCCAAGCGGCGCGGCGATGAAGAACGGGATACGCCAGCCCCAATCCAGCAGTTGATCGGCAGACATCAGCGCC
It encodes:
- a CDS encoding putative quinol monooxygenase, with the protein product MEVRIVAPLTVKSEFLDDVTQALLTIVAASREELGCLQYDLHREIDSENSFVFYERWQSQEAVEQHEQSAHFQHFVSQLDGKLEKIEIKKMKLFA
- the dinI gene encoding DNA damage-inducible protein I, with product MRIEVCVDKRKPLPIGALDALSGELSKRIDKKFPDGQHSVQVRYASANSLTVLGGAKPDKDLIEEILQETWESADDWFSVETPDS
- the bssS gene encoding biofilm formation regulator BssS, translated to MDRNDEVIQTHPLVGWDISTVDSYDAMMIRLHYLSSKDQPTEDAQVDRTLWLTTDVARQLINILEAGIEKIESNEYEYIEQRKH
- the solA gene encoding N-methyl-L-tryptophan oxidase, coding for MDYDLIVVGSGSVGAAAGFYATRAGLKVLMIDSAMPPHKEGSHHGETRIIRHAYGEGARYVPLVLRAQALWNELAMLTGEELFRACGVINIGPQGSAFIANVKASAREFNLNTQALSAEQIRHKWPQLNVSDDYSGVYEPDSGYLYCEKAIAGYIRLAREAGCAQLFNCAVDRIYYEGDTAVVVTSEGEYRAPKLALTAGTWVKKFLPDLPMTPMRKVFAWHQADGRYSEENHFPVFTVETQAGDQFYGFPAVKDSLKLGKHNGGQPITSQKERTPFGSVAEDGREVFGFLRQFLPGVGVCLHGSACTYDVTEDEDFIIDRVPQHDNTLVISGLSGHGFKFASALGETVALFAQNLPPKADLSPFLLSRFK
- a CDS encoding response regulator transcription factor, whose amino-acid sequence is MKILIVEPCGFMRLGMLSMLVDTPQIEVLDVINLEQALIEAPLFKPDIILANMTRHCHCTHINQEIARFLQLRTHSRIYCYLDANYPDHEEPIMIAENFLILRKQKVEAVFTQAVAQAASGRPVTHCTQPYSLYSDQEILVLNDWMAEVPNYRIARKLTISDRTVYVHKRHITQKIKVRNRLEFCFIYNLIKYFYWPINPLARRPLSRQTKNDIILLMR